A genome region from Panicum virgatum strain AP13 chromosome 4K, P.virgatum_v5, whole genome shotgun sequence includes the following:
- the LOC120701844 gene encoding uncharacterized protein LOC120701844, with amino-acid sequence MLDRSKTDTFHQPFHTPTPHHTTPAHHQSSLPGAHAVARSLTPVTASRADQAKTAGSAGKNCTIYHYSTLHCCIPTNTRRHEAAYGTKSSPSLICTLPKSPISDHCHPPLSLSLSLSLSLSSMRIRRRPQPAQQPGSDPTMSTTAPPTPQRNAARGRGWLGAAGGGGGEDREAKPLRAGADLGHKPGVARRLALPQDGGGNAAADRGGSMGGAQQHGAAAGADDGGRRRFGAVSNGHRNLDKKDGVACVGGDAEPVVAAKAEERGASNGGLQLALVPVPAVAVAGGGGAKKRRGPAVLLEGSRCSRVNGRGWRCSQPTLVGYSLCEHHLGKGRMRSAAAAAAAARGRLGRTEHHGAARAAVVVPAALGAASMVTIAAAPPPSRAEAPPSLPPPC; translated from the exons ATGCTTGATCGT TCTAAAACCGACACATTTCACCAGCCTTTTCACACccccacaccacaccacaccacacctGCACACCACCAGAGCTCCCTCCCAGGCGCACATGCCGTCGCGCGATCTCTTACGCCAGTGACGGCCTCGCGCGCGGATCAAGCCAAGACAGCGGGCAGTGCTGGGAAAAACTGCACCATCTACCACTACTCTACACTTCACTGCTGCATCCCCACAAATACGCGCAGGCACGAGGCGGCATACGGAACCAAAAGCTCTCCCTCTTTAATTTGCACCCTCCCCAAATCTCCCATCTCCGACCATTGccaccctcctctctctctctctctctctctctctctctctctctcatccatGAGGATCAGGAGGCGGCCACAGCCCGCGCAGCAGCCGGGCTCAGATCCGACCATGtccaccaccgcgccgccgacgccgcagcGGAACGCGGCGAGGGGCCGGGGGTGGctcggggcggccggcggcggcggcggcgaggatcgCGAGGCGAAGCCGCTGCGCGCGGGCGCGGATCTCGGGCACAAACCCGGGGTCGCCAGGCGCCTGGCATTGCCGCAG gacggcggcggcaatgcGGCGGCGGATCGAGGCGGGAGCATGGGTGGCGCGCAGCAGCATGGAGCTGCAGCTGGTGCTGATGATGGTGGCCGCAGGAG ATTCGGTGCCGTGAGTAATGGGCATCGGAATTTGGACAAGAAGGACGGCGTGGCGTGCGTCGGTGGTGATGCCGagccggtggtggcggcgaaGGCGGAGGAGCGCGGGGCGAGCAACGGTGGGCTACAGCTAGCGTtggtgccggtgccggcggtggccgtggccggcggcggtggggcgaaGAAGCGGCGCGGGCCGGCGGTGCTGCTGGAGGGCTCGCGGTGCAGCCGCGTGAACGGGCGCGGGTGGCGGTGCAGCCAGCCGACGCTGGTGGGGTACTCGCTCTGCGAGCACCACCTCGGCAAGGGCCGGatgcggagcgcggcggcggcggccgccgcggcgcggggccGGCTCGGGCGCACCGAGCATCAcggggcggccagggcggcggtCGTCGTCCCCGCCGCGTTGGGCGCGGCCTCCATGGTCAcgatcgccgccgcgccgccgcccagcaggGCCGAGGCGCCGCCGAGCCTGCCGCCGCCATGCTAG